CGTTCAGAAATGCTGTTGAAAAAACTGTTTCGAGAGATGAAATACCTAGGATTGTTGCATTCCTGAAACTTGATATAAGGGTTGACAAAGAAGCAACTCCTCAAGCTAAATATGAATCCGTTATCAAAAAGATTGATAATTTGAGCTAGTTTTAACTGTAGCTATTGTTATTAAGGTAATAAAAAGCTTTTATTAAAATTTTTTCAAGTAATGGAAAGATTTTGCTTTATTCATTTTGGGCATTTTATTCTAATAAAGTTAATTTCGTTTATGGCGTTATTTTTTGTGTCTTTCGATTCCTAGTGGATTGGTATTTTGATGTGAGTAATATTTTGACTTGAGTGAATTTTATTTTCGGAAAAACTCTTCTATTTTTTCTAGATAGTTTTGCGGATTTTGCTGGATAATTTTGATTATTGCACTTCCTATTATTGCTCCGTCACAAATTTCTTTTATTTTTCTTACTGTTTCGATATCTTTTATACCAAATCCTACTGCTACTGGAATATTTTTGAATGATTTTATTTTTTTTGTAATTGTTTCAAGGAGTTTTGTATCGATATTTTCTCTAATTCCTGTAGTTCCATAAGAACTTACTAGATATATAAAGCCTGTTGAATTTGATACTATGTTTTTTATTCTACTTTCACTTGTATTTGGTGCTACAAAACCTACTATTTTTAAGTTATTTGCTTTCAAAAGACCTTTGATTTTTTTTATTTCTTCGATATTTATGTCTGGTATTATGATGCCATCAGTTTTTACACTTGATAGTAAAGATAAGTTTCTTTGGATGTTTGAGAAAATTGGATTATAGTATCCCATTGCGAATATAGGTATGTTGAACTCTGATTTCAGAGTTGATATAAAGTTTGCTACATCGTTGAGGGTTGTACCATTTTCAAGTGCTTTTTGAGTTGAGAATTGTATAATTTCCCCATCTGCTATTGGGTCCGAGAATGGAATTCCAGCTTCTATTAATTGGGCAAAATTATTCCTTATTAAAAATCTTGCTAATTCAAGACTCTCTTTGAAGGAAGGGT
The window above is part of the Brevinematales bacterium genome. Proteins encoded here:
- the trpA gene encoding tryptophan synthase subunit alpha codes for the protein MDEFKAWFIETKPTIVYLTVGYPSFKESLELARFLIRNNFAQLIEAGIPFSDPIADGEIIQFSTQKALENGTTLNDVANFISTLKSEFNIPIFAMGYYNPIFSNIQRNLSLLSSVKTDGIIIPDINIEEIKKIKGLLKANNLKIVGFVAPNTSESRIKNIVSNSTGFIYLVSSYGTTGIRENIDTKLLETITKKIKSFKNIPVAVGFGIKDIETVRKIKEICDGAIIGSAIIKIIQQNPQNYLEKIEEFFRK